GCGAACGACAGGGCAAAGTATCTGGAAGATCTTAAAACCGCCAAAGGCCTGTACCGTGAAAGAATTATGACCGAGATGTTCAATGCATATATGGACGAACCCCTGGCCATTAGAAAAGATGTGATGAACTATGTGAACATGATTATTGGTATTGATGCCGAAAACCTGGGACCGGACAAGATGTGGAAGTATAAAGACCCGCAGACAAAAGAGTTAAAGGCTTTAAAAATCGACGAGCGGTATATTAACAGTGTGGAAGAAAGGCTGGAGCTGAAGACAAAAGAACAGCGGGAAGCGTTCAGAACATCCATTAGAAAAATATATGGTCAGAAAATATCGGTTGATCCTGATTACGATTTCATGGACAACCTTGAGCTGGTTAAAGCGATTACCGATGTCCGGCTTAAATCCGATATTGCAGGTGCTGGAAGTCTTATAGGTGCACTTGCCAACCGTACCAACGAGGAAAACCAGAAGTTGTATGACCGCATGGTCGATACCATGCTTTCTAAACTTAACTATTGCAAGACATGTGCACAAAAAACGATTGAGTACTTCTGTACTCAGGAGGATGAAACATAGGCGCTTAATAAAGCCATATCTGTAATGTGTTGTCGATACCAGACAACACGTTGTTTTTAACATTGAAAGATGATGCTACGGGTTACGAGTTACGGGTTGCGAGTTGATTGTTTAAAAAGGAAAACCATCCTTGAAACATAACTCGCAACCCGCAACCCGCAACCCGCAACGCACAAACCGTAAATCATGAATCCAAAGCTTATCAATCTCTATCACAGACTCAAACAGGAAGGTCTTACCCCTGAGCGGGAAGAGAAAATTCTTGCTGAACTGCACTATGAAGGCACCCACCACCTTCCCGAAGATGTTCCAGCATCCGAAGGTGCAAATACTTTTTTTCAGGTGCCATACAGCATTTACCAATATAATGATCTGGACGTGTTACAGGCTTTCACCGCACTTCAAAGCAACTACAATATCAGCCTTCGATCCATTGACGAACTGCTGGAGCGCGATAGGCAAAGGGAAAAAGACGGGTTTCCCAAAAAGATCAATGTCGGACGGTTGATCAAACCCGGAAAGGGCGGCAAAGATAAGGTGGTGATTGTTCCCACCACCGTGGAGGAAAAATTTATCCATGACAGTTTAAGGGAAGTTACCGATGAAGCTGAGCCATCCGGCGGAACAGGCGATGGTGAGGAAGGCGAAGTGATTGGTGAGCAACCGGTCCGTGAAGAAGGTGCCTCAGGAGCAGGACCCGGTGAAGGAGAGAGCGGTCCTCACGAAATGGAATCGAGCGCTTACGACCTTGGCAGAATTCTCACCGAAAAGTTTGAGCTTCCCAACCTAAAAGATAAGGGCAAAAAACGCTCCCTTACCCGTTATACCCATGATCTGACTGATAAAAACCGAGGATTCGGGCAGTTTCTTGATAAGAAGGCCACATTGCGAAAAATCTTTGAAACCAATATTACCCTCGGGAATGTGCCCGATATCAACGATATCGACCCGACACGCTTTTTGATTTCACCCGAGAATAAGGTGTATCGAATTCTTTCCCGGGAAAAGGACTACGAGTCGCAAGCCATGGTTTTTTTCCTGAGAGACTACTCAGGTTCCATGGCAGGAAAACCAACGGAACTCGTGGTGGCCCAGCACGTTCTGATTTACAGCTGGCTTATGTATCAGTACGACATGCAGGTGGAAACCCGTTTTATTCTTCATGACACCGAAGCCAATGAAGTCAAAGATTTTTATACCTATTACAACTCCAAAGTCGCAGGCGGCACAAAAGTGGCTTCTGCCTACAGGCTGGTGAACGAGACCGTGGAAAAGGAAAACCTGGCCCAGGATTACAACATTTATGTGTTTCACGGCACAGATGGGGACGACTGGGACACGGAAGGCAAGGAAGCCATTCCGGAGCTGAAAAAAATGATGGTCTATGCCAATAGGATTGGAATTACCGTTGCCCGGCACTCATACGGTTCGAGCCAGACCACTGAAGTTGAAAGATACCTTAAAAATTCCAACCTCCTGATCGAAAAAAAAGATTTTCTCAGGCTCGACGCCATGACCGAAGATGCAGATGAACCCCGCCTGATTGAAGGAATAAAGAAGTTGATAGGTGAGTAAAAGCATACACGTCCACTGGACATGGCTTAACTACTTGAATAACCAATGGAACTCATTGACCAACACACTAAAAAAATCATGGAGGGATGCAAGGAGAGAGCCCTTAGTGCCGGTCTGCGATTTCAGCATGAAACCCTGGAATATATTGTAACCAACAGGGACCTGCTGGAACTGTCACCCAAAGTGATGATTCCTACCCTGTACGATTACTGGGTCCACGATGTTCAGGTGTTGCAGGGAAAAGGGAAATATGAACTTTACCCCAGCAACCCATACGAAACGGTCATTAATACCCGACCGGCCATCTCGTTTTATAATGACAACAACCCGGACTGGCTGAATGTAATGATTTTTTATCACGTTCTGGCCCATATAGATTTTTTTCAAAACAATCAATACTTTCGCCACACATGGGACTACGATTTTACCGGTCAGGCTTTATCGGATAAACGTTTAATCGCCAGACTGCGATCTGAAAAGGGAAGATGGGTCGACTACATTATTGAATTTAGCCGCAGTATTGACAACCTGGTTGGATTCCATGAAAAGCTCTCGGATTTAGATCGTTCTGTGATCGCTACACCTTCAAATATGCTGGATTACTATTTTGATGTATTCCTTCAAACAGTAATAAAAACGAAAGTTAATGAATATATTAAAGAAATTGAAAAGTACAACGCCTGTATAAAAAAATATGGGGATCAGGGTGAAAAACATTTCTTTTCAGAAATACGCGAAAAATACCCCGAATTCGATGCGATATACAAAAAAAGCCTTGAGGAGAAGTCCGAAAAAAAATTTGATTTGATTCAATATATAATCAAGCATTCCGAATTTTTAAAAAAGGATGAAAACAAATGGATCAAAGCGGTTATGGAAGTCGTTCGTAAGACATCCCTTTTCTTTCAGCCGCAAATCAGAACCAAAATCATGAACGAAGGATGGGCCAGTTACTGGCACGAAACCCTTTTCCTCAAAGATGACCGGATCAGGGGACATGAGGTGGATTTTGCCCGGGTCCATTCAGCAGTTACATCGCTGCCTCGAGTGGGATTGAATCCCTATGCGCTTGGAATGCGTCTTTTTTATTACATTGAGGAACTTGCGGATAAAGGAAAATATTCCATTGAATTTAAAAAACTTCTGGATGCGGATAAACGAGAGACGTTTGACGAAAATCTAAAAAAGGGAAAAGATTTTATTTTTAAAATTCGTGAAAACATGTGTGATTTTCTGTTGGTAAACACCTTTGTCGATCAGGATTTTATCACCGACAACAAACTTTTTGTTTCCGGCCGAAGGTTAAACCAGAATAAGGGAGTCTGGGAGTTTTACGTCAAAAGCAGGAAGGCCAGAGATTATCGTAAAATGCTCATGGGCACCCTTTACCATCCCCCGTATATTGAAATCGATCAGGAAAAAAGCAGCAATCATACGTTATATCTTTTGCATCATTTTGAACAAAAACCTCTGGTAAAGGAATTTATTTCCAACACCATGATGGGAATCGAATATCTCTGGGGCGGCCCCATCAAGCTTGAAACAAGCGAAATCATCCCTACACCACCGCAACCACCGGCCGGTTTTGTTCCGGGAGCTCCCGTCCCGGTAAAAGAAGAGCTAAAAAAACCGGAAATAAAGTGGCAGCGTGTGTTATACAGCATGGAAAACAGAAAGCTTTCCAAAAAGAATATATAAAACACCATGGACAATATTCAAAAAGCAATGCAGCATCTCAACAAGGGTATGGACAAATGGGACCAGCGCGCCCCGGTTCCCTTTACTGAATTTCTTAAAATACTTTCCGCCGGACCTCATGAAGTGGTTCGCAATGTCTTCCAGGTCTTTCACGACATGGTCAAGGCCTATATTATAGAGGGAGTGGATGAATATCCTGATGATCCCGAATCGATTCATTATGTGAACTACGATTGCAGCAAACTTTTTGCTGAAGGAGCAGACCACCCGTTTTTTGCCGACCGGCTTTTCGCCAACCGGCTCATCAGACTGGTTGAGGCCTTAAAACGCGGGGCACAGCAAAATAAGATCTATATCTTTGAAGGCCCTCCCGGCTGCGGCAAAAGTACATTTTTAAATAACCTTTTAAAAAAATTCGAAGAGTTTGCCAATACCCAGGAAGGATTGCGCTTTGAAACCGTCTGGCGGTTCGACCGTAAAATGATGGGTGGCTTTGCCGAAAATGAAGCGGCCCCTCTTTTGGATAAATTATCCCAACTGCTTGATATCCCTCCCTCTGAACGTGGTCCGACCCCTAAGCAACAAGATGCAATTTATTTTAATGAAGATTTTATAGAAATCCCCTGCCCCAGTCATGATAACCCCATATTAATGATACCCAAAGAACACCGCCGCGAGTTTATCGACGATCTGTTTAAAAATGATGAATTCAAATGGAAGCTTTCCACCGAAAAGGAATACGAATGGGTATTCAAGGATAGCCCATGCACCATTTGCAGTTCTTTATACGAAGCGCTTTTAAACAAATTTAAAAATCCTGAAAAAGTTTTTGAAACCATATTCGCCAGGCCCTATAAATTTAACCGGCGCCTGGGTGAAGGCATCAGTGTCTTCAATCCCGGTGACATGCCCATGAAGCAAAACATCATGAGCAATGCCATGCTCCAGAGACGAATAAACAGCATTTTAAGGGACAGCAACCAGGTTAAATATATTTTTTCACAATATGCCAAGACCAACAACGGGATTTATGCCCTTATGGATATTAAATCCCATAACAAAGAACGATTGATCGAATTGCACAACATTATCAGCGAAGGCATTCATAAGGTGGAAGATATCGAAGAAAACGTGAACTCACTCCTTCTGGCCGTTATGAATCCGGAAGATCAAAAAAATGTCCAGGCTTTCAAATCGTTTTCCGATCGCATTGAATACATTAATATTCCCTACGTCATGGATCTGAATACCGAGGTGGAAATTTATAGAAACATTTTCGGAAAACATATTGACGAAAGTTTTCTCCCCAGGGTGCTCCACAACTTTGCCAGGATTATTATTTCGTCCAGGTTAAATACCCGGTCCGAATCCCTGCTGGAATGGATCGGCAACCCTGAAAAATATCGTCTGTATTGCGATCAAAACCTTCAACTTCTCAAAATGGAAATCTATACCGGGCATATCCCCGACTGGCTGACCGAGGAAGATCGAAAACAATTGACGGCAAAACGCCGGCGCAAAATCATTGCCGAATCGGAAAAAGAGGGTATACATGGCATTTCCGGGCGTGATTCGATTAAAATATTCAATGAGCTTTACTCAATGTACGCCAAGGAAAACAAGCCCATTAACATGTCGATTATATGCAATTATTTTACCAAAATCCGTCAGGATCTCAGCAAAACCATACCCAAAGGTTTTTTAGACTCATTGCTCCGCATGTACGACTACACCATTTTGCAGGAAGTCAAAGAGTCTTTGTATTATTACAATGAAGAACAGATATCGAGGGAAATTCAAAATTATCTTTTTGCCGTTAATTTTGAAACAGGGGCTGTGGAAACCTGCACTTATACAGGAGAAAAACTGGAAATTACCGAAGATTTTCTAAAAAGTATTGAATCTCGTCTGGTGGGAATAAATGCGAATGAAAAAAAGCGCCTGGCTTTCAGAGAAGATACCCAGAAAGAGTACACCTCCAAAACATTGACCCAGGAAATCATGGTTGAGGGAAAACCGGTGACCGAGACAAAAATTTATCAATCTCTGCATGAAAGATATGTTTATAACCTTAAGGAAAAAGTTCTGGATCCGTTTCTGGAAAATGAGAACTTTCGGCGGGCAATAAAGGATTATGATGACGAAGGATTTAAAGCATACGACAAAAAGATCAAAAATGACGTGACCTATCTGGTCAATAACCTATGCACCAGTTATAATTATACCAAACCGGGTGCAAAGGAAGTGTGCATTTATGTAATTGACAATGATCTGGCAAAGAAATTTTCCAATCCGCAAAAAACCTAACTTTCTTATTCGTTCACTGCGTCCATCTGGGCTTTTAAACAATCGCAATATTCATCAAAAATAAAATACATACACTTGTTTCTCAAGCTGGATTTTTCATAAAATCTACAGTTGGTTTGCTCTGAATCACTGGCAGCCGTGCAAACAGACATCATTTCTTTTTTGCAGAAACTTACCACTGGGCCTTGCATTTCACTCACCCCCTTCATAAAATATTTATGCTTTGAAAAAGCAGTTTCAATATAAATCTTCCTGTTTTTATTATCGACACGTTTTAAAAAAACCTGAAGCGATTTTTTTAGGCGGTGCTGCAAAATAGCAAAAAAAATATTTTTTCTTTATTAAGGAATGCAGAAAGCATGCCAAAAAAATCAATATTAAAATAGTCTTTCATTCAATGGAGTTGGTGATGTTTTCAAAAAACAGAATCGGCTGAATAAGACAAAAAGCGCCAATTTTTTTAGCGCAGTACGTCAAATCCTTGGCTTGCTGTTCAAATTAGCGGCCATAAATAACCGAAAAGATATGTGGTAGAGGGAATTTCAAAACGGCATTTTTCGAAGCTCGCTTTGAAATATTTGAGGTGGTTTATAGCAAAATACAAAGGACGAGATGACCCGGCCAAAAAAGCCGGGTCCTGAGGACCCGGCCTTGGGTTTTCCTTTAAAAGGATGGTAATCTTTTTAACTCCAAAGACGTACCAAAGAAGTCAGAAATCCGCCTTCTGGCTACAGGCTTTCCAGCAATGCTGCTTTTTTCTTGTCATATTCTTCCTGGGTGATCAATCCCTTATCTAACAGCCTTTTTAATAACAGGATTTTTTCTTCCACACTGGTGGCCGTATCCGGTTTCTTTTGGTCTCGTCTGATAATTTCAGGCCCTGTCCTGCCTTTACTATTAAATACGATCCTTTCCGTGGTTCTCTTGTTTTTCCAGTAGAGCCACACATTGCCGTTGCGACTGGGCGTGGCATGCTCCGGAGGAGGACCGTAACAGATAAAAACGGCTTCCTTGCTCATCCCGTTTTGTATTATTCCTTTTTTAATCGCATTTATTTCATGTTGAGTCAGCCCTGCGGTTAATTCAGCAAAATTTTTGGTAGTAAACATCATACGTTTATAGTCTTCAATGGTTTTTCCGGGATGATAGTTTTTGGTGTAGAAAATTTTGTAATTTTTATTGTTGGTCGTCGTTTTAAAACTAATTATTTTTCTGCAATCATGGCCATAACAAAAATCTGTGACTTTAGACTTGCTGATCTCCGTCCCGGCAGGTATAAATGATCTTCCGCCTTTATAGTTAATACACTTCATGTTAAACCCACTCCATTTCCAAATGTTGTATGCAGTATACAGTTTTTGTTGCGAAATGGCTTTGTCTTTAGCATAGCAAAAAACGGCGGATAAAACTATCATGAGCATGATGGTTGGTGTAACTCTTAATAGGTATCGCATAATTTCCCCCTTAAGATTGCTGGTTTTCCATAAAATTTATATGTCAATTGATAAGCCGGGGCCACTCAAAATGGCTCTTTAACATGTTTAATTATTATCGCAATAGAAACAATCTGTCAATTCTTGATGGTGTGGCCATTCGAATTCACCCTTCTGATGAGCAAGATTAAGCCGAGAAAACTACCAATACCCCAATATCCATCATCAATCATCCCAAACTAACTTCCCCAATCATTGCAGAACCTGTTGGTCGGCCAAAGAATTTTTCGCTTCACCTTAGAGGTCAACCAGGAGCTTACATAACAGGTATTTCATGAATCCGGATAGTGATGATTTTATGAATTTGTATGAACCCCCATTTTATGATATCCAAGGGTAAATTAAATATGAGGAAAAATAAAAAATGAAAAAACAATCCCGATACCCAAAGCCCTGTATCACAACATTTAAACATAAGGAAATCATTACCCTTACTGCGTTTTGGCTCATATTCTTCTGCGGCCTGTCTTTTTCATATACTGCAGAGGCCGGTCAAAGTATTCCTCAGGCAATAAAAAAGTTTGCCAAAAATAAAAAACGCATGAGAATTGCGGTTCTTGATTTTGCCAATACCTCGGGCGAAAAGACCCGGTTTGACGGCTATATCGCAGATACAATTGTAAGCGAGTTAAGCAAGTATTCATTGACGCTCTTAGAAAGGAAGAGACTTAAAATGCTCTTAAAAGAGCATGCCCTTTCCCAATCCGGTGTAATTGATTCCAAAAAGGCCCTTAAGATGGGTATGCTGCTGCCTCTAGATGCGATTGTATCGGGTTCATATACTCATATGGGTCACAGTGTGGTTATAAACGGCAGGTTTATTCATGTTGGATCAGGTGAAATTTTGTATGCGTTTACTGCATCAATAAAAACTCAAATTGAAAAACAACCAAAAGATAAAGAGAAACCGACATGCGAGCCCATTTGGCAACCGGTGAATCAGTCATTGAAAAACTTGAAAGACAAGAAGGCGATCAATTATGCTGTTGATTGCGCCACAGGGATTCCCTTTGAAGGTGAATGCGGAAAGATTCATTACCAGGTGATGTCTACCTTTATCCGGTTCAATATATTTCCTCAAAAATATAATAAATTTTTAATTGACACCCTGATATCTATAAATGATCCCTCAAATGACGAACGAACGAGGGCGATCGCAAGGTTTTTATCAGCAGACAAAACGGTGGACAATGCAGAGTGGAAAGCCATGCTGACCGCTCTTAAGAAAATGAATGATTATGCCCTGCATATCCATCTTTCATCCATGTTAAACCATAAGTATGAGAAAAAGAGCAAAGTCAGAAAAAGGATCGATGAAATCATCAAGCTGACAAAAGCAAAAAAGATAGGCCGACCTTTGTCGTTTACCAAAGAAAAGATGTTTTTTTCCCTCCTTTCCGGTTTAAACGTATATCACCGGAAGAATATGGCCCATTGTGTATATATGTTTGAAAAATATCAAGCGCTGATTCCTCATAATGACAAATATAGTAAAAAAGCCGCCAAACTTTTAAACATAATTTATCTGGTGGACAATGACAGGGATATACAAAAAAAAGCACTGAAAAATTTAATACGTTTTTATCAAAATCGTGAAAAATCCGAACTGTTGGCCACCAGAATAACTGAGACCATACGCAGTATAGAATCGAAGATAGATGACCGGTATGAGCAAGATGAAAACAAAAAAAGAAATTATAAAAATGATCTCAAAACAATAAACAAGTCCCTACCGGATATGATATGTATGTCTGTTGCGGCAGCCAGGAAAAAAGGATTCCGCTCACAGGTAGAGGACCGTATCGAATACATACTAAAATATAATATCCCATGCGAACATGCCCCCTCTATCAGGGACCTTGAAAATGATATGCGATCCGGCGATTGGGACAGGAAGCTTAAGGCTATCGAACTCCTTTCGAAAATAGGAACCGCGGCAAAACCAGCCGAGCAGACCGTCATCAAATATCTTGGCCAGCAGGGTTTTGGTCGTAAAGGCGGCAGGCTGCGCCGTTTTTGCGCGGTTACCCTGGGAAACATAAAAACCACTGACCCCAAAGGGATTACCCTTTTAATCGAATCGTTTCCCGACTATAATAACGGCGTGTCCCATGAGGCCAAGGAAACCATTAAAAAGATAAATGTGGCGGCCCTGCCATATCTAATAAAAGGACTTGCGCACGAACACCACGCAGTCCGCTATGGGTGTGCGGAAGCACTGGGCAATCTCGGCCGTGAAGCTGAACAAGCGGTTGAAGAATTGAAGAAAATTGCCCAAAAAGATGACAACCCTTATGTACGCAAGCAGGCGAAAGGGGCTGTTCAAATGATAGAGAACAGTTTTTAGCTATCTGTTTAAATATTCGGCTGCTTTATCTGGCCTTTGTGTCTGCTTTTAAAATCATTTTTTCTTTGGTGTCCGATACTGTTTGCCGTAAACATATTCCGTTTTAAATGATAAAAAACTCAGAAGAAAGAACAAACGGAACATATTTATTAGAAACAAACAGTCGTTTTTCAATCCTAGCTCGGTTCGACCAGGGAATCGCCTATTACCCCGTTTCCAGACTTAACAATCTTTTCTATAAAGGAAGGTACGGCAGCTATCTCGCTTCAATTAGATTTGAGATAGCCCCAAGAAACAGAATCCCACGGCGGTGTTGATCGTCTCTGCCTGTATGGGTTTAACTAAGAAGATAGGGGGCGTTTAACATACCGATCTCATTTGTTAAGTCTGGAAACGGGGTAATAGGCGATTCCCTGGTCAAACTTTAGGTTTCATGTTTCGTTGTGCCCAGTCGGGCAAGAAAATTTGTGGAAACAGTATACAAGAAATGAAGCTAAGATGCCAAAATAGACTGCGCAAGAAAGTATAAAGGGTGTTTTCCGAACCAGACACGGCCCCTTTTGTCACTTACTTCCTTGCGCAACTTTTTGAAGTGGTTAAAAAACCACCAATGAAAGGAGGGAAGATGAAAAAAGATGTAAGCTGTGGGCGGCCCCTCTCCAAGGACCGCCCCTATGCGAAAAAAGCAGTGCGTTCTCCGACACACTGAAAATTAATCTAAAGCAAACTTTGTGCCAAACTATCAAGATTGATTGATAATCCAAAATAACAGGCAGTTAAGAAAATCTTACCTGGAAAGCAGAACCATTCTACCCTCTTTTTTTGTGAAAAATATTTCAGAAAAAATATGAAAAGTTTTTCACAAAGCAATGCCGACAGCGAATACCCTAGGACAACGTATTTTTAAAATAATACTGCCGTTGAAACCGGTCCGGGAATTAAAAATCTTTCTTGTGCCAACATAAACGGGTTTTGATTTTATCACTGGCTTGAGTGAAAGACATCTTGAGGGAACTTCCTGTTTTTTTGGGTAAATCAGGAGGGAACAAGATTGTTCCGTCTGTAATAACGTATAGAGTCCGTGGTGTATATGGCCAAAGCGGTCCAGATGAACACAAAGGTCCACACCTGAGCCATGGAAAACGGCTCATTAAATGCAAAAATCGCTAAAAGGAACATACCGCTTGGAGCGATATACTGCAGCAGCCCTACTGTGGAAAGTAGAATACGTCTTGCGCCCAATGTAAAAAAAAGCAGTGGAACAGCGGTAACCAAAGAGGCGCCCATCAACAGCAAATCCGTTCCATGGCTCACCCGAAATATAGATCCCATCCCCTTTACATCCAAGTATACCAGGTAAATTGTAGCGGGAAAGGAAAGCACCATAGTTTCAACGGTTAGCCCCACCACCGAACTCACCGCAACGACCTTACGGATCAAACCATAAAAGCCGAATGTTAAGGCCAGAGTGATAGAAATCCAGGGAAAAACACCATGGTGAACGGTAAGATATAAAACACCGACACCGGCCAATACCACCGCCAGAATTTGAGGTTGCCTCAAACGTTCCTTTAAAAATATGACTCCCAAAACAACGTTTACCAGCGGGTTGATATAATATCCGAGACTTGCCTGTATAAGATGGTCGTTATTAACCGCCCATATGTACAGTAACCAGTTGCAGCCCACCAAAACCCCCGTTGCCGAAAGAATAAGCAGCATGCGTCGATTTTTCACCA
This genomic window from Thermodesulfobacteriota bacterium contains:
- a CDS encoding DUF444 family protein, which codes for MNPKLINLYHRLKQEGLTPEREEKILAELHYEGTHHLPEDVPASEGANTFFQVPYSIYQYNDLDVLQAFTALQSNYNISLRSIDELLERDRQREKDGFPKKINVGRLIKPGKGGKDKVVIVPTTVEEKFIHDSLREVTDEAEPSGGTGDGEEGEVIGEQPVREEGASGAGPGEGESGPHEMESSAYDLGRILTEKFELPNLKDKGKKRSLTRYTHDLTDKNRGFGQFLDKKATLRKIFETNITLGNVPDINDIDPTRFLISPENKVYRILSREKDYESQAMVFFLRDYSGSMAGKPTELVVAQHVLIYSWLMYQYDMQVETRFILHDTEANEVKDFYTYYNSKVAGGTKVASAYRLVNETVEKENLAQDYNIYVFHGTDGDDWDTEGKEAIPELKKMMVYANRIGITVARHSYGSSQTTEVERYLKNSNLLIEKKDFLRLDAMTEDADEPRLIEGIKKLIGE
- a CDS encoding SpoVR family protein, producing MELIDQHTKKIMEGCKERALSAGLRFQHETLEYIVTNRDLLELSPKVMIPTLYDYWVHDVQVLQGKGKYELYPSNPYETVINTRPAISFYNDNNPDWLNVMIFYHVLAHIDFFQNNQYFRHTWDYDFTGQALSDKRLIARLRSEKGRWVDYIIEFSRSIDNLVGFHEKLSDLDRSVIATPSNMLDYYFDVFLQTVIKTKVNEYIKEIEKYNACIKKYGDQGEKHFFSEIREKYPEFDAIYKKSLEEKSEKKFDLIQYIIKHSEFLKKDENKWIKAVMEVVRKTSLFFQPQIRTKIMNEGWASYWHETLFLKDDRIRGHEVDFARVHSAVTSLPRVGLNPYALGMRLFYYIEELADKGKYSIEFKKLLDADKRETFDENLKKGKDFIFKIRENMCDFLLVNTFVDQDFITDNKLFVSGRRLNQNKGVWEFYVKSRKARDYRKMLMGTLYHPPYIEIDQEKSSNHTLYLLHHFEQKPLVKEFISNTMMGIEYLWGGPIKLETSEIIPTPPQPPAGFVPGAPVPVKEELKKPEIKWQRVLYSMENRKLSKKNI
- a CDS encoding serine protein kinase PrkA yields the protein MDNIQKAMQHLNKGMDKWDQRAPVPFTEFLKILSAGPHEVVRNVFQVFHDMVKAYIIEGVDEYPDDPESIHYVNYDCSKLFAEGADHPFFADRLFANRLIRLVEALKRGAQQNKIYIFEGPPGCGKSTFLNNLLKKFEEFANTQEGLRFETVWRFDRKMMGGFAENEAAPLLDKLSQLLDIPPSERGPTPKQQDAIYFNEDFIEIPCPSHDNPILMIPKEHRREFIDDLFKNDEFKWKLSTEKEYEWVFKDSPCTICSSLYEALLNKFKNPEKVFETIFARPYKFNRRLGEGISVFNPGDMPMKQNIMSNAMLQRRINSILRDSNQVKYIFSQYAKTNNGIYALMDIKSHNKERLIELHNIISEGIHKVEDIEENVNSLLLAVMNPEDQKNVQAFKSFSDRIEYINIPYVMDLNTEVEIYRNIFGKHIDESFLPRVLHNFARIIISSRLNTRSESLLEWIGNPEKYRLYCDQNLQLLKMEIYTGHIPDWLTEEDRKQLTAKRRRKIIAESEKEGIHGISGRDSIKIFNELYSMYAKENKPINMSIICNYFTKIRQDLSKTIPKGFLDSLLRMYDYTILQEVKESLYYYNEEQISREIQNYLFAVNFETGAVETCTYTGEKLEITEDFLKSIESRLVGINANEKKRLAFREDTQKEYTSKTLTQEIMVEGKPVTETKIYQSLHERYVYNLKEKVLDPFLENENFRRAIKDYDDEGFKAYDKKIKNDVTYLVNNLCTSYNYTKPGAKEVCIYVIDNDLAKKFSNPQKT
- a CDS encoding SHOCT domain-containing protein — protein: MRYLLRVTPTIMLMIVLSAVFCYAKDKAISQQKLYTAYNIWKWSGFNMKCINYKGGRSFIPAGTEISKSKVTDFCYGHDCRKIISFKTTTNNKNYKIFYTKNYHPGKTIEDYKRMMFTTKNFAELTAGLTQHEINAIKKGIIQNGMSKEAVFICYGPPPEHATPSRNGNVWLYWKNKRTTERIVFNSKGRTGPEIIRRDQKKPDTATSVEEKILLLKRLLDKGLITQEEYDKKKAALLESL
- a CDS encoding FlgO family outer membrane protein, whose translation is MKKQSRYPKPCITTFKHKEIITLTAFWLIFFCGLSFSYTAEAGQSIPQAIKKFAKNKKRMRIAVLDFANTSGEKTRFDGYIADTIVSELSKYSLTLLERKRLKMLLKEHALSQSGVIDSKKALKMGMLLPLDAIVSGSYTHMGHSVVINGRFIHVGSGEILYAFTASIKTQIEKQPKDKEKPTCEPIWQPVNQSLKNLKDKKAINYAVDCATGIPFEGECGKIHYQVMSTFIRFNIFPQKYNKFLIDTLISINDPSNDERTRAIARFLSADKTVDNAEWKAMLTALKKMNDYALHIHLSSMLNHKYEKKSKVRKRIDEIIKLTKAKKIGRPLSFTKEKMFFSLLSGLNVYHRKNMAHCVYMFEKYQALIPHNDKYSKKAAKLLNIIYLVDNDRDIQKKALKNLIRFYQNREKSELLATRITETIRSIESKIDDRYEQDENKKRNYKNDLKTINKSLPDMICMSVAAARKKGFRSQVEDRIEYILKYNIPCEHAPSIRDLENDMRSGDWDRKLKAIELLSKIGTAAKPAEQTVIKYLGQQGFGRKGGRLRRFCAVTLGNIKTTDPKGITLLIESFPDYNNGVSHEAKETIKKINVAALPYLIKGLAHEHHAVRYGCAEALGNLGREAEQAVEELKKIAQKDDNPYVRKQAKGAVQMIENSF
- the rarD gene encoding EamA family transporter RarD; amino-acid sequence: MPPAHSSSRTEPVLGTFYASSAFLIWGLSPFYWKALGAVPALEIILHRVVWSFVFLMPLVILQRRWQEFTDMVKNRRMLLILSATGVLVGCNWLLYIWAVNNDHLIQASLGYYINPLVNVVLGVIFLKERLRQPQILAVVLAGVGVLYLTVHHGVFPWISITLALTFGFYGLIRKVVAVSSVVGLTVETMVLSFPATIYLVYLDVKGMGSIFRVSHGTDLLLMGASLVTAVPLLFFTLGARRILLSTVGLLQYIAPSGMFLLAIFAFNEPFSMAQVWTFVFIWTALAIYTTDSIRYYRRNNLVPS